The following is a genomic window from Mycobacterium parmense.
TCGGCACCGTCGTCGTGCAGGACGACGTCTGCAACGGCTGCGGCACCTGCGTGGCGGGCTGCCCGTTCGGGGTGGTCGAGCGCCGCAGCGACGGCACGTACGCGACGCCGGTGGACCGGCCCGGCCGGCCCGCCGAGAAGTTCGTCACGGGCGTCGCGCAGAAGTGCACCCTGTGCTACGACCGGCTGGTCGAAGACCAGATCCCGGCCTGCGCCCAGACCTGCCCCACCACGTCGATCAAGTTCGGCGACCACGACGACCTGGTGGTCACGGCGCGGGAACGGGTCGCCGCCCTGCACGCGCAGGGCCTCACCGAGGCGCGCCTCTACGGCGCCAACGAGTTCGACGGCGTCGGGGGCACCGGTTCGGTCTTCCTGCTGCTCGACGAGCCGGAGGTGTACGGGCTGCCGCCGGACCCGCGGGTCTGCACGGCCGACCTGCCGCAGATGTTCAAGCGCGCGGGGGTGGCGGCGGCCGGGATGGTCGCCGCCGCCGCGCTGGCGTTCTGGAAGGGCCGGTAGCCGGGTGAGCACCTCCGAATACGACAGCCTGCGCCCGCCCGAGCCCGAGGGCGGCCGGCGCCGCGGCCGCAGGCGGTCCGGCCGCCGGGGCGGCAGAAACGACGGCTCACGTGAGATGCCGATGGTCCCCGAGGCCGAGTTCAGCTCCTATTACGGGCGTCCGGTGATCAAGCCCCCACCGTGGGAGGCCGAGGTGGGCGCCTACCTGTTCCTGGGCGGCGTGGCGGGCGGCTCCGGTCTGCTGGCCGCCGGCGCGCAGCTCACCGGTCGGGAGGCATTGCGCCGCAACACCCGCCTGACCGGGTTCGTGGCGGTGCTGCTGAGCCTGGCCGCCCTGGTCAAGGACCTGGGCCGGCCGGAGCGCTTCCTGAACATGCTGCGCACATTCAAGCCGACGTCGCCGATGAACCTGGGCTCCTGGATCCTGAGCGCCTACAGCGCCGGCCTGTCGGTCGCCGCCGCCTCGGAGATCGACCGGATGACCGGCAGCCGGCTCCCGTTGGGCCCGTTGCGCCCGGTCCTGCGCGGCGTGGAGGGCCCGGCCGGGCTGGAGGCCGCGGTGCTCGCGGCGCCGCTGGCCGTCTACACCGCGGTGCTGCTGGCCGACACCGCCATCCCGACCTGGAACGCCGCCCACGAGGACCTGCCGTTCGTGTTCGTCAGCTCGGCGAGCCTGGCGGCGTCGGGGCTGGCGATGGTCACCACGCCGGTGGCCGAGGCGGGCCCGGCCCGCGTGCTGGCCGTCCTGGGCGTGCTGGGTGACCTGGTGGCGACGAGGGTGATGGAACGGCGGATGGACCCGGTGGCCGCCGAACCGCTCCATCACGGCCGCCCGGGCCACATGCTGCGCTACAGCGAACGACTGGTGATCGCCGGCGGGCTGGGGACGCTGCTCGGCGGTCGCAACCGCGGGGTCGCGGTGGTGTCCGGCCTGGCGCTGGCGACGGCGTCGGCCCTGACCCGGTTCGGCGTGTTCGAGGCGGGTAAGGAATCGGCCCGCCACCCGCGTTACACGATCGAGCCGCAGAAGCGCAGGCTCGCGGCCCGCCGGTCGGCCGGCATCACCGGCGACTCGATCACCACCGCGGGCTGAGCCCCTTACGGGGTCGCCCGTTTTGCACCGCCCGCACCAGGGTACGTATGCGCCTATGACCAATTTCGGCTACACGCTGATGACCGAGCAGAGTGGTCCCAAAGACCTTGTCTCCTACGCGGTTTCGGCCGAAGAGCGCGGATTCGACTTCGAAGTGTGCAGCGATCACTTCTCGCCGTGGCTGACCTCGCAGGGGCACGCGCCCAACGCCTGGACGGTCCTCGGTGCGGTGGCGCACGCCACCCGCCGGGTGGACCTCTACACCTACGTGACCTGCCCGACGATGCGGTACCACCCGGCCGTGGTCGCCCAGCAGGCCGCCACGCTGCAGATTCTCGCCGACGGCCGGTTCACCCTGGGCCTGGGCAGCGGCGAGAACCTCAACGAACACGTCGTCGGCAAGGGCTGGCCCACCGTGGCGCGCCGGCAGGAGATGCTGCGCGAGGCCATCGAGATCATCCGCGAGCTGTTCAGCGGCGAGCTGGTGGACTGGCGGGGGGAGTACTACCAGGTCGACTCTGCCCGGCTGTGGGACGTTCCCGAGGTCCCCGTCGGCATCGCGGTGGCGATCGGCGGAGAGAGGGCCATCGACAAATTCGTCAAGCTCGCCGACCACTTCGTCGCCGTCGAACCGGACAAGGAACTGGTCGACGCGTGGCACGCCGCCCGCCAGGTGGCCAACGACGGCCAGGCCGGCCGCGTCGTCGGGCAGATACCAGTGTCCTGGGACCCGGACCGCGACGCCGCGATGCAGCGCGCCCACGACCAGTTCCGCTGGTTCGCCGGGGGGTGGAAGGTCAACGCCGACCTGCCGACGCCGGCCGGATTCGCCGGCGCGACGCAGTTCGTGCGACCCGAGGATGTGGCCGAGACCATCCCCTGCGGCCCGGACCTCGACGCCATCGTCGAGGCCGTCCGGCCGTACTGGGAAGCCGGGTTCACCGACATCGCGCTGGTCCAGATCGGCGGACAGACTCAGGAGAGGTTTCTCAAGGAGGCCGCCGAGCCCTTGCTGGAGGCGCTGCGCTCGGCAGCAAACTGAGCCCGACGTTTGGGTGCTGCCCGCACGGGTATCCGGGCACCATCGCGCATCGGCGGTCGACACCGTCGGTCCAGGCGCAGAAATTCAAAAGCGGGTGCGGCACAGCGGTTATTGAGGGGCCCCTCGCCGGGGCGGAGCGGGGAGTCGAGGATGACGGAGCCAAGCACCAGCACCGCAACGTTGGTGAAGACGCTCGGGGGAGCCAGCGTAGGGCTGGGATTGGCGGAGTTGGTCGCACCCCACAAGGTCGCGGCGGTGGCGGGTGTCGACGACACCACCCGGTCGCGCAACATCATCCGCGGGCTGGGTCTTCGCGAATGCGGCCATGGCGCAGCACTGTTGGGCGGTCCCCAGAAGCTGGTGTGGACGAGGGTGGCCGGCGACGTCCTCGATGTCGCGCTGCTGGCGGCCGGGGTGGCCGCGCGCGGCCGCGG
Proteins encoded in this region:
- a CDS encoding 4Fe-4S dicluster domain-containing protein codes for the protein MGLLSGPSDPATDAGWVDPKPRKGFFTDTSICIGCKACEVACKEWNRNPRDGDLELLGSSYDNTGALGASTWRHVAFIEQGRDRIAQARDSGRALIDLGMPALPGAGAGGEPVAPPHTPEFRWLMSSDVCKHCTHAGCLDVCPTGALFRTEFGTVVVQDDVCNGCGTCVAGCPFGVVERRSDGTYATPVDRPGRPAEKFVTGVAQKCTLCYDRLVEDQIPACAQTCPTTSIKFGDHDDLVVTARERVAALHAQGLTEARLYGANEFDGVGGTGSVFLLLDEPEVYGLPPDPRVCTADLPQMFKRAGVAAAGMVAAAALAFWKGR
- the nrfD gene encoding NrfD/PsrC family molybdoenzyme membrane anchor subunit, whose protein sequence is MSTSEYDSLRPPEPEGGRRRGRRRSGRRGGRNDGSREMPMVPEAEFSSYYGRPVIKPPPWEAEVGAYLFLGGVAGGSGLLAAGAQLTGREALRRNTRLTGFVAVLLSLAALVKDLGRPERFLNMLRTFKPTSPMNLGSWILSAYSAGLSVAAASEIDRMTGSRLPLGPLRPVLRGVEGPAGLEAAVLAAPLAVYTAVLLADTAIPTWNAAHEDLPFVFVSSASLAASGLAMVTTPVAEAGPARVLAVLGVLGDLVATRVMERRMDPVAAEPLHHGRPGHMLRYSERLVIAGGLGTLLGGRNRGVAVVSGLALATASALTRFGVFEAGKESARHPRYTIEPQKRRLAARRSAGITGDSITTAG
- a CDS encoding LLM class F420-dependent oxidoreductase codes for the protein MTNFGYTLMTEQSGPKDLVSYAVSAEERGFDFEVCSDHFSPWLTSQGHAPNAWTVLGAVAHATRRVDLYTYVTCPTMRYHPAVVAQQAATLQILADGRFTLGLGSGENLNEHVVGKGWPTVARRQEMLREAIEIIRELFSGELVDWRGEYYQVDSARLWDVPEVPVGIAVAIGGERAIDKFVKLADHFVAVEPDKELVDAWHAARQVANDGQAGRVVGQIPVSWDPDRDAAMQRAHDQFRWFAGGWKVNADLPTPAGFAGATQFVRPEDVAETIPCGPDLDAIVEAVRPYWEAGFTDIALVQIGGQTQERFLKEAAEPLLEALRSAAN
- a CDS encoding malate dehydrogenase; translated protein: MTEPSTSTATLVKTLGGASVGLGLAELVAPHKVAAVAGVDDTTRSRNIIRGLGLRECGHGAALLGGPQKLVWTRVAGDVLDVALLAAGVAARGRGRRRRGLISAALLAGIGGLDLYTALRTTGNGSGR